A genomic region of Miscanthus floridulus cultivar M001 chromosome 3, ASM1932011v1, whole genome shotgun sequence contains the following coding sequences:
- the LOC136542460 gene encoding uncharacterized protein, which yields MGYAQTVKAAAAAAAALLTAVGVRFVGPAAAAFVAEELPIARAVAATWLTPPYLYLVINAIIISIAASSCFQPSDGGLPPAPLYAPAADAIGGGVAGEEMVRDGIQPAVALQVPAAVPVVAVKAAEVAAVEEPVVEIHTVAVAPASAPEDEVDQDFSISRSTWTPRRRGAEPEVAADVETEVSSFADLTNSREKALVSARFSRKAAKPSPEGSRALRVARPRKEETLESTWKAITEGRGPPLARHLKKSDTWDTRPGRRPSGGGSSGEVDPAAVAPAGAMRKAETFNDDGGAGRSKPTPAPVRREPSLGQDELNRRVEAFIHKFNMEMRLQRQESLKHYNDMLGRGSRY from the exons ATGGGGTACGCGCAGACggtgaaggcggcggcggcggccgccgcggcgctGCTGACGGCCGTGGGCGTGCGGTTCGTGggccccgcggcggcggcgttcgTGGCGGAGGAGCTGCCGATCGCCCGCGCCGTGGCCGCCACCTGGCTCACACCGCCGTACCTGTACCTCGTCATCAAcgccatcatcatctccatcgccGCCTCGTCGTGCTTCCAGCCGAGCGATGGCGGACTGCCGCCGGCCCCTTTGTATGCCCCCGCCGCCGACGCCATCGGAGGAGGAGTAGCGGGCGAGGAGATGGTGCGGGATGGGATCCAGCCGGCGGTTGCGTTGCAGGTGCCTGCGGCGGTGCCCGTGGTGGCAGTGAAGGCCGCGGAGGTCGCTGCTGTCGAGGAGCCTGTGGTGGAGATCCACACTGTTGCGGTGGCACCGGCTTCGGCGCCGGAAGACGAGGTGGACCAGGACTTTTCGATTTCGAGGTCGACCTGGACGCCGCGTCGGAGGGGCGCGGAGCCGGAGGTGGCCGCGGATGTGGAGACTGAGGTGTCGTCGTTTGCCGACCTCACCAACTCCAGGGAGAAGGCGTTGGTCTCAGCGAGGTTCAGCAGGAAGGCGGCCAAACCAAGCCCCGAAG GTAGCAGGGCTCTGCGGGTAGCGCGACCGCGGAAGGAGGAGACGCTGGAGAGCACGTGGAAGGCCATCACGGAGGGCCGGGGCCCGCCGCTAGCTCGGCACCTCAAGAAGTCCGACACCTGGGACACCCGCCCGGGGCGCCGTCCgtccggcggcggcagcagcggggAGGTCGATCCAGCGGCCGTCGCACCGGCGGGGGCGATGCGGAAGGCCGAGACTTTCAACGACGATGGTGGCGCCGGAAGGAGCAAGCCGACTCCCGCGCCGGTGCGGCGGGAGCCGTCGCTGGGGCAGGACGAGCTGAACCGCCGCGTGGAGGCGTTCATCCACAAGTTCAACATGGAGATGCGGCTGCAGCGGCAGGAGTCGCTCAAGCACTACAATGACATGCTTGGCAGGGGCAGCCGTTACTGA
- the LOC136544454 gene encoding uncharacterized protein yields the protein MDGGSGLNIMYTETLDAMGVDRSCIRSTRAPFHDIVLGKQAIPNGQIDLPITFMNLSNYRIDTLTFEVVGFPPVYHAILGRPCYAKFMAVSNYTYLKIKMSGPHGVITVGTYFHRAYECKVESCELASATLTSEELTAIGKDIAEGAPDVKRATGSFEPTKNVKEVLVNPDNSAYKTVRVGTTLSPK from the coding sequence atggatgggggcagtggcctcaacatcatgtacactgaGACACTTGATGCCATGGGCGTCGACCGATCGTGCATCCGATCGACCAGGGCACCTTTCCACGACATCGTGCTGGGAAAGCAGGCCATACCgaatgggcagattgatctgcccatcaccttcatGAATCTATCCAACTATAGGATAGataccctcacctttgaggtagtcGGGTTCCCCCCGGTCTACCACGCCATTTTAGGGCGAccgtgttacgcgaagttcatggctgtctccaactacacctacctcaagattAAGATGTCAGGCCCACATGGGGTCATCACTGTTGGCACTTATTTCCATAGGGCCTACGAGTGCAAGGTCGAGAGCTGTGAGCTCGCTTCGGCAACCCTCACTTCCGAGGAGCTCACGGCCATCGGGAAGGACATCGCTGAAGGAGCTCCCGACGTGAAGCGGGCGACCGGATCCTTTGAGCCTACGAAGAATGTCAAGGAGGTCCTCGTCAACCCTGACAACTCCGCCTATAAGACGGTGCGCGTCGGCACCACCCTCTCCCCTAAGTAG